TTTAAGAATGTTCTctttattttcatgttttcttcCATAACACTATGGAGTTATCACATACAGATGTCAGGTTTGATGCAGTCCTCTTCTGCACAGAACTGGCTCGGTTCCCAAGGTAGTTCATCTGGCCTCATAGTCAAGCAAACTATCCGCGTTGACATACCAGTTGATCAATATCCCAATGTACTTCTTTGTTACGTTCTCTGAATGGTTTTCTCATATCAGTTTTGGGATTATTTTGTTTCTTGATGACTTGATCCCTTTTATTTGGATTTGCAGTTCAATTTTGTCGGCCGCCTTCTTGGTCCTAGAGGGAACTCTTTGAAGCGAGTCGAAGCAACTACTGATTGCCGTGTTCTGATCAGAGGGCGTGGCAGCATCAAGGACCCAGTGAGGGTAATATTCGTTTTGCTTGTGTGTGCCTGGGATGTGATTCTGACTGATTATTCCTTCTATCTGGCACTTGCATTTTTCTGCATGCGTTATTTTGATCAGAATCTGcagaaataatgagttttgacaCTTCGCTATATGTAGGAAGAGATGATGAGAGGGAAACCAGGATACGAGCATCTGAACGAACCACTCCACATACTTCTTGAGGCAGAATTGCCAGTTGAGATAATAGATTCCCGTCTAATGCAGGCGCAGGAGATAATTGAAGATTTGCTTAAACCAATGGTAACGCTTTCCTCCACCATTCAAATACCTGAGttgcattgttctagcagcagAACTAACactcatattttcaaatgaagaaatttcaaatcatgtctattTTTTTCTGAAAACTAAGGTAATGTTTTGTGGCGTTTTTGGGTGTTTTGAGAgaagatttttttggaaaatgTGATCCATGTTTTGCAGATATCATTTTATTAAGAATTTGTTGAGTTAATAATGTGACATAGtgtatgtttatttattttgatagtgtatgatgtattttaaatttttaaaacaaaagtaTAGTATTTTTGAGGAATGATAAAAAGTTGAATCTAAAATAAAGATGACGTTGGAAAAAATAAGAATGATACAACGGTAGATTTCTGAGAAATTCTATTGAAGAATTTGACATGAAAACGAAATTGTTTTCTAAAAACATTGTCCTATATTGTTTGGCTAAATCCCATCCTCAAATTTCTCGATGCTCTGACTGTCTTGTCTTCCTTTTCCTACTTAATAATCTCTGTGTTTTGACTCTGATATCGATTGCaattgccaaaaaaaaaaacgtaaCACAGGATGAATCTGAAGACTTCTTCAAAAAGCAGCAGTTACGCGAACTTGCAATGCTCAACGGTACACTTCGAGAAGAAGGCTCTCAAATGTCTGGCTCTGTATCCCCCTTCCATGACAGCCTCGGAATGAAAAGGGCAAAAACCCAGGGGTAACGCTCGAACCTTAAAGTTCGTTCTTCCAGTAAACAGATGTTTCAAAGCCACATGTTCCACGGTGCTAGCGATTCCTCTAGCTTCCATCGAGACACTGGTACTGGATGGTGTATATCGTATGAATCGTGCTTTTATTAAATTTGTCATCAATACGTTAATATGATATGTCCTTCGGTTGAAGGCTTgcatgtttgtatgtttgcttAGGTGGTTTGGTTAATGCATTGTCTTTGCTCACATTTTCATGTGATTACTTCATTTTATTGCAAGCTTGTGAATATGGAATTTGTGAGAAAATAGCTTGTGAATGTGATTATTCCATTTATTGCAAGTTTTtgctttttatttaaaatttttttctctaGCTAGTTAACATTTTGCTAGAGAAGCGATTGTATTCCCCATTACCTCGATTTTGTAACTCTGTATTTATCCAGCCTTTGTTTCATTCTATGTTTAAGAGCtggatttgaatttgaaaaagTAGATTAAAGAGAGTGGGTGgacaaatttttataattaaatataatcaaCAAGTAATACtaccaaaaaaaaatttgcaacggtttaaaaaaaaataaatttgcgGATAAACCGCCGCTAAtgttatttagcgacggtttatcacAATGTTGCTAAAGTAATCGTCCctaaattttgcgacggtttttcggATTTTGCGACGGATTTTGCGATAGTTAAGAGAAAATATGTCGTTAAATTAAGGACAGATCTCGATGGTTCCCATGCAATGTCGTTAATGAACAACGGTGAATAGAGACTAATTAAAAGATATATAATagattaaattatattattttatgaggcataaaaattaaattgaatttcttcaagagtCGTAGTCATATCCACTTGACTAATTGGATATATTGACTCTTGCAGGAATTTGATTATAAGCCGATGAAaatgtgtaaggcccgagattttattaccgtaatctgagattaatctgaaataatttattgagtaatcgatatgattatagacagaaAAGATCGGACCGGGAAAGACAAGATAATACATGAATATGCGCGAGCAGTCCAGTAGCCAACGTTTTGGGACAgaagctttggcgcatatgcgccggattgAGGCTTGCGAAGCCGAGCATTGAGACAagaggtctcgcgcatatgcgcgagttatGCAGAACAAGAACAAGACATTTGGCCTTACTTAtgcaacgtgtgtgtgtgtgtgtctatatatatatatatcagcctATATTCCTTCAGATGGATTAAAGGAAAAGAAACGGAGGGTCAGGGGAGTTTAACTTCCTTCGAAAAGTTTAAGTCGATTtgggagaaatccgtccgtctgattttaaatctgagTATAGTACCGAGTTcttagcgacgacagctacaactggacgtaagttttgttacgttttgatatgttttgaaattatggtattgtcaaaattgaatatgaatcatatatggtgtttctgatacagtAGGCATTATAtatctgaagtcagattgaaaaacagactgtgtatgaaattgttatgaattttcagaagtGATTCGATTGTAATTATACCAAATTGATATCAGACTTATGGTATTATTGGTTATGTGGTATttgaattgatatctgatttaTATTGCATcactgggtatattgatattattcagacTTGAATCAGATAAGTTGTTGATTCATATATACTGAGATTGTATTACCGATATTGCGAGACTGTGCAGaattgaaatgatattttgtattgatattgattatgggccggattattatatctgtgatgttgggactgacggagttatcgagattgtattattatgccgtcgaaacatccgtaaattgatattgatcagatttggtattggttgagattgtattgtgatatcatATGTCGATTggcattgatcagattatgttttgatttgagtattgattcAAAACAGGTTTTGAACTGAGTTATCTACTGATATTGTATCTATtcgattgtcattatcagattgggtatggacagagttgaagtcgagacttcgtattcgtcagaccaagaagataaaggtataagtcaatgtggtattgggagatcgacttgagtcggtttagacttgagtttccctaaatcacatactttactttattgcattgatttgattgatgtacttgttctcttgatttatagatagcaggtattagacgagtaatcttgtgacagaagcaCATggtagtggcgggatcgccacggacaCATTGCACGATCTCACAAGATATTGTATTGGcaatagtgccaaagtctgtcaccggatgattggctatcgatgtggatagaaatgtagcttcttctattactggagatcggtactgtatcg
This Primulina eburnea isolate SZY01 chromosome 2, ASM2296580v1, whole genome shotgun sequence DNA region includes the following protein-coding sequences:
- the LOC140822549 gene encoding KH domain-containing protein At5g56140-like — its product is MSSGRYMAYSPSPSGPHSPRFSAGAAGIRSASAVVEQEKYLSELLAERNSLYPFMAVLTHSYRFLNQEISRVSTLLGNASILEQNGFEDASPQASRGIYSNGVANVSRWASPFQTEMSGLMQSSSAQNWLGSQGSSSGLIVKQTIRVDIPVDQYPNFNFVGRLLGPRGNSLKRVEATTDCRVLIRGRGSIKDPVREEMMRGKPGYEHLNEPLHILLEAELPVEIIDSRLMQAQEIIEDLLKPMDESEDFFKKQQLRELAMLNGTLREEGSQMSGSVSPFHDSLGMKRAKTQG